The Saccharopolyspora gloriosae genome window below encodes:
- a CDS encoding siderophore-interacting protein has protein sequence MAQAGKSRPVKRLRVLRKEQLTPHMIRIVAGGDGLRAFQANEFTDAYVKVVFPVDGVAYPEPFDLGVINAELPREQWPSTRTYTVRHYDRQAGELTLDFVHHGDTGLAGPWAANAAPGDELLLAGPGGAYAPDAAADWHLLVGDESALPAIAASLEAMPAGAQVRAFVLIDGAEEQQSLSTKADAEVRWLHRSSGDDLVGAVRDAEFPAGDVHAFVHGEAGFVRELRRYLLNECGVAKDRLSISGYWREGKNDEQWRKEKAAERAAEEARPA, from the coding sequence ATGGCTCAAGCGGGCAAGTCCAGGCCGGTCAAGCGGCTGCGAGTGCTGCGCAAGGAACAACTCACCCCGCACATGATCCGCATCGTCGCGGGCGGGGACGGGCTGCGCGCCTTCCAGGCCAACGAGTTCACCGACGCGTACGTGAAAGTGGTCTTCCCCGTCGACGGCGTGGCCTACCCGGAGCCGTTCGACCTGGGCGTGATCAACGCCGAACTGCCCCGCGAGCAGTGGCCCAGCACCCGCACCTACACGGTGCGCCACTACGACCGGCAGGCCGGCGAGCTCACCTTGGACTTCGTCCACCACGGAGACACCGGGCTCGCCGGGCCGTGGGCGGCGAACGCCGCGCCCGGCGACGAACTGCTGCTGGCCGGACCCGGCGGGGCGTACGCGCCGGACGCCGCCGCGGACTGGCACCTGCTGGTCGGGGACGAGAGCGCGCTGCCCGCGATCGCCGCGTCCCTGGAAGCGATGCCCGCCGGAGCCCAGGTCCGGGCGTTCGTCCTGATCGACGGCGCCGAGGAGCAGCAGTCGCTGTCCACCAAGGCCGACGCGGAGGTCCGCTGGCTGCACCGCTCGTCGGGCGACGACCTCGTCGGCGCCGTGCGGGACGCGGAGTTCCCGGCCGGTGACGTGCACGCCTTCGTGCACGGCGAGGCCGGATTCGTGCGGGAGCTGCGCCGTTACCTGCTCAACGAGTGCGGAGTGGCCAAGGATCGCCTGTCGATCTCCGGCTACTGGCGCGAAGGCAAGAACGACGAGCAGTGGCGCAAGGAAAAAGCAGCCGAACGAGCAGCGGAAGAGGCCCGTCCGGCTTGA
- a CDS encoding LysR substrate-binding domain-containing protein has product MLNWERLRVLAAVAEHGSVGAAAAALHVTGPAITQQIRKLEREAGTALVEPEGRGMRLTTAGWIVAEAAGAAGGKIAAAEHALTELDGRAVGPLRIGALHSSFRLLLAPALHALAQRHPDIVPSARSGGGAIDMIPLLLSHDLDAVIIENWSSLPMRVPPRVQLHPLVDHDVVLAVGSEHPLASREHIDLADVRDQAWAACPPGTDHHEAQLQIMRRHDVEVDVRFVADDFPTQMTIVAGGLAVSLAPRAAVEGFPGVRLIPVSPAVTRTIAVAIRGGPPSPAVEALVIALREVVRVIPGQTPTDRM; this is encoded by the coding sequence GTGTTGAACTGGGAGCGCCTCCGCGTGCTGGCCGCGGTCGCCGAGCACGGCTCGGTCGGAGCGGCGGCCGCCGCGCTGCACGTCACCGGCCCCGCCATCACGCAGCAGATCCGCAAGCTGGAACGCGAGGCCGGTACCGCGCTGGTCGAGCCGGAGGGGCGCGGGATGCGCCTGACCACGGCCGGCTGGATCGTCGCGGAGGCCGCAGGCGCGGCGGGCGGCAAGATCGCCGCGGCCGAGCACGCGCTGACCGAGCTCGACGGCCGCGCCGTCGGACCGCTGCGCATCGGCGCCCTGCACAGCAGCTTCCGGCTGCTGCTGGCGCCCGCCCTGCACGCGCTCGCGCAGCGCCATCCCGACATCGTGCCCAGCGCGCGCAGCGGCGGCGGGGCGATCGACATGATCCCGCTGCTGCTCAGCCACGACCTCGACGCGGTGATCATCGAGAACTGGTCGTCGCTGCCGATGCGGGTGCCGCCGCGGGTCCAGCTGCACCCGCTCGTCGACCACGACGTGGTGCTCGCCGTCGGTTCCGAGCACCCGCTCGCCTCCCGCGAGCACATCGACCTGGCCGACGTGCGCGACCAGGCCTGGGCCGCGTGCCCGCCCGGAACGGACCACCACGAGGCGCAGTTGCAGATCATGCGCCGCCACGACGTCGAAGTGGACGTCCGGTTCGTCGCCGACGACTTCCCCACCCAGATGACGATCGTCGCGGGCGGCCTGGCGGTGTCACTGGCACCGCGCGCCGCCGTCGAAGGATTCCCCGGCGTCCGGCTGATCCCCGTCAGCCCCGCCGTCACCCGCACCATCGCCGTCGCGATCCGCGGCGGCCCACCGTCACCCGCCGTCGAAGCCCTCGTCATCGCACTCCGCGAGGTCGTCCGGGTCATCCCCGGCCAAACCCCGACCGACCGCATGTGA
- a CDS encoding EamA family transporter, whose protein sequence is MNADGGKSAATGSTAPVVWVVLGALSLSMSATLIALAGTSSVTTAFYRCSLALLMLLPLLIREVRRHGLPDRCFVVMALLGGAFLGADYLLWNVSIGDVGPGIATVLVNMQIVLFPVVVRVITGTPLARRFVVAIPVLLVAVTLAGGVVGPAPEGGAPLRGTLLALAAALGYSGYLYFTRDCGVRSPEYLVAPVFLATFAAAAMAAITGLFTSGIEVDLAPRTWVCLVLVALFGQAVGWLLVGAALPRLAPALSSTLLLLQPIGAVLIGIIWLGDVPTPLQSAGCAIVLATVWVLTAGRARSKRPARRSEGDLALEAEREVEGAKS, encoded by the coding sequence GTGAATGCTGATGGGGGGAAGTCCGCCGCGACGGGGTCGACGGCGCCCGTGGTGTGGGTCGTGCTGGGGGCGTTGTCGCTGTCGATGTCGGCGACGCTGATCGCGCTGGCCGGTACGTCCTCGGTGACCACGGCGTTCTACCGGTGTTCGCTGGCGCTGCTCATGCTGCTGCCGCTGCTGATCCGCGAGGTGCGCAGGCACGGCCTGCCGGACCGGTGCTTCGTCGTGATGGCGCTGCTCGGCGGCGCGTTTCTCGGCGCGGATTACCTGCTGTGGAACGTGAGCATCGGCGACGTCGGCCCGGGGATCGCGACCGTCCTGGTGAACATGCAGATCGTGCTGTTCCCCGTCGTGGTGCGGGTGATCACCGGAACGCCGCTCGCCCGCCGGTTCGTCGTCGCGATCCCGGTGCTGCTGGTGGCGGTGACGTTGGCGGGCGGAGTCGTCGGCCCCGCCCCGGAGGGAGGCGCGCCGTTGCGGGGCACGCTGCTCGCGCTGGCCGCGGCGCTCGGCTACTCCGGGTACCTCTACTTCACCAGGGATTGCGGTGTGCGGTCGCCGGAGTACCTGGTCGCCCCGGTGTTCCTGGCGACGTTCGCCGCCGCCGCGATGGCCGCGATCACCGGCTTGTTCACGTCCGGCATCGAGGTCGACCTCGCGCCGCGGACGTGGGTCTGCCTGGTGCTGGTCGCGCTGTTCGGGCAGGCGGTCGGCTGGCTCCTGGTGGGCGCGGCGCTGCCCAGGTTGGCTCCGGCGCTGTCGTCGACGTTGCTGCTGCTGCAGCCGATCGGCGCGGTGCTGATCGGGATCATCTGGCTCGGCGACGTTCCCACGCCGCTGCAATCCGCGGGCTGCGCGATCGTGCTGGCCACCGTCTGGGTGCTGACCGCGGGGAGGGCGCGCTCGAAACGACCCGCACGGCGTTCCGAAGGCGACCTCGCGCTGGAGGCGGAACGCGAGGTCGAAGGGGCGAAGTCCTGA
- a CDS encoding lipase family protein — protein MPPIPSPRTPVRAFGWRTLAVAAALALAAPSGAAAATAEPPQGPPGDEFYQPPAPLPDGVNGDVIWWRELPRQLGTKVYLVLYRSESATGQPIAVTGRVLVPTAEWSGEGERPVVSIGSGTRGIGDDCAPSKFQPDYERPLVEPMLQRGWAVAITDYEGLGTPGTHPYVVGRSEGRSVIDAARAATRLPAAGLSPDGPVAFSGYSQGGGAAAWAGELAPEYAPNMDVVGVAAGGNPADLAAVSTFLDGGVGFGFAMLTAAGFDAAYSELDLMSFLNDKGKETFEKEQDACVDAVFGHAFERLEDYTTHSPLEDPRWQARLAENSLGSRPQQAPIYLFHGTHDEILPRDQAEELRDQYCAAGSEVTWRTFPGEHVSTLLTGAGSAIDYLADRFDGEAPESDC, from the coding sequence GTGCCACCGATCCCCTCTCCCCGCACTCCGGTCCGCGCGTTCGGCTGGCGCACGCTCGCGGTCGCCGCGGCGCTGGCGCTGGCCGCTCCCTCCGGAGCCGCCGCGGCCACCGCCGAACCGCCGCAGGGCCCACCCGGCGACGAGTTCTACCAACCGCCCGCTCCCCTGCCCGACGGCGTGAACGGCGACGTGATCTGGTGGCGGGAACTGCCGCGGCAGCTGGGCACCAAGGTGTACCTGGTGCTCTACCGCTCCGAATCCGCGACCGGGCAGCCCATCGCCGTCACCGGCCGCGTCCTCGTCCCGACCGCCGAGTGGAGCGGCGAGGGCGAGCGGCCGGTCGTGTCGATCGGGAGCGGAACGCGCGGGATCGGGGACGATTGCGCGCCGTCGAAGTTCCAACCGGACTACGAACGTCCGCTGGTGGAGCCGATGCTCCAGCGGGGCTGGGCGGTGGCGATCACCGACTACGAAGGGCTCGGCACTCCGGGGACGCATCCTTACGTGGTCGGACGATCCGAAGGCCGCAGCGTGATCGACGCGGCGCGCGCCGCCACCAGGCTGCCCGCCGCCGGGTTGAGCCCGGACGGTCCGGTCGCGTTCTCCGGGTACTCGCAGGGCGGCGGCGCCGCGGCCTGGGCCGGTGAGCTGGCGCCGGAGTACGCGCCGAACATGGATGTCGTGGGCGTGGCCGCGGGCGGGAACCCGGCCGATCTGGCGGCGGTGTCGACCTTCTTGGACGGCGGCGTCGGGTTCGGTTTCGCGATGCTCACCGCCGCCGGTTTCGACGCGGCGTACTCGGAGCTGGACCTGATGTCGTTCCTCAACGACAAGGGGAAGGAGACCTTCGAGAAGGAGCAGGACGCCTGCGTGGACGCGGTGTTCGGGCACGCCTTCGAGCGCTTGGAGGACTACACGACGCACAGCCCGCTGGAGGATCCGCGCTGGCAGGCGCGGCTGGCGGAGAACTCGCTCGGGTCGCGCCCGCAGCAGGCGCCGATCTACCTGTTCCACGGCACGCACGACGAGATCCTCCCGCGCGACCAGGCCGAAGAACTCCGCGACCAGTACTGCGCGGCGGGCTCCGAGGTCACCTGGCGCACCTTCCCCGGTGAGCACGTGAGCACGCTGCTCACCGGCGCGGGCTCCGCGATCGACTACCTCGCCGACCGCTTCGACGGCGAAGCACCGGAATCCGACTGCTGA